A genome region from Eschrichtius robustus isolate mEscRob2 chromosome 4, mEscRob2.pri, whole genome shotgun sequence includes the following:
- the GRSF1 gene encoding G-rich sequence factor 1 isoform X2 produces MESKTTYLEDLPPLPEYELPLSKLGEEVDDVYLIRAQGLPWSCTVEDVLSFFSDCRIRNGENGIHFLLNRDGKRRGDALIEMESEQDVQKALEKHRMYMGQRYVEVYEINNEDVDALMKSLHVKSTPVVNDGVVRLRGLPYSCNEKDIIDFFAGLNIVDITFVMDYRGRRKTGEAYVQFEEPEMANQALLKHREEIGNRYIEIFPSRRNEVRTHVGSHKGKKMASSPTAKYITEPEMVFEEHEVSEDIRPMTAFESEKEIELPKEMSEKLPEVADFGTTSSLHFVHMRGLPFQANAQDIINFFAPLKPVRITMEYSSSGKATGEADVHFDTHEDAVAAMLKDRSHVHHRYIELFLNSCPKGK; encoded by the exons ATG gAGTCCAAAACTACCTACCTGGAAGACCTTCCACCTCTCCCTGAATATGAATTGCCTCTGTCCAAGTTAGGAGAGGAAGTGGATGACGTTTATCTCATTCGAGCTCAAGGATTACCGTGGTCGTGCACTGTAGAAGATGTGCTTAGCTTTTTCTCAG ACTGCAGAATTCGCAATGGTGAGAATGGAATCCACTTCCTCTTAAATAGAGATGGGAAACGAAGGGGTGATGCCTTAATTGAAATGGAGTCAGAGCAGGATGTGCAAAAAGCCTTAGAAAAACACCGCATGTACATGGGGCAGCGGTATGTGGAAG TATATGAGATAAACAATGAAGATGTGGATGCCTTAATGAAGAGCCTGCATGTCAAATCTACACCTGTGGTAAATGATGGCGTGGTTCGCTTGAGAGGACTTCCTTACAGTTGCAATGAGAAGGACATTATAGACTTCTTCGCAG GACTGAACATAGTAGACATTACTTTTGTCATGGATTatagagggagaagaaaaacagGAGAAGCCTATGTGCAGTTTGAAGAACCAGAAATGGCCAACCAAGCCCTTTTGAAACACAGGGAAGAAATTGGCAACCG ATATATAGAGATATTTCCAAGCAGAAGGAATGAAGTTCGAACACATGTTGGTTCTCATAAGGGAAAGAAAATGGCATCTTCTCCCACTGCTAAGTATATAACTGAGCCAGAAATGGTCTTTGAAGAACATGAAGTAAGTGAGGATATCCGACCCATGACGGCTTTTGAAAGTGAGAAGGAAATAG AATTGCCTAAGGAGATGTCAGAAAAGCTTCCAGAGGTTGCTGATTTTGGAACTACGTCTTCACTACATTTTGTCCACATGAGAGGATTGCCTTTCCAAGCCAATGCCCAAGACATTATAAAT tttTTTGCTCCACTGAAGCCTGTTAGAATCACCATGGAATACAGTTCCAGTGGGAAGGCCACTGGAGAAGCTGATGTGCACTTCGATACCCATGAGGACGCTGTTGCAGCTATGCTCAAGGATCGGTCCCATGTTC ACCATAGATATATTGAATTGTTCCTGAATTCATGTCCGAAAGGAAAATAA
- the GRSF1 gene encoding G-rich sequence factor 1 isoform X1 has protein sequence MAGTRWVLGALLRGCGCNCSSCRRTGAACLPFYSAAGSFPSGVSGRRRLLLLLGAAAAAASHTRGLHTGPVPAGRLAGPPPAAASAAAAAAASYPALRAPLLPQSLAAAAGPARGYSQESKTTYLEDLPPLPEYELPLSKLGEEVDDVYLIRAQGLPWSCTVEDVLSFFSDCRIRNGENGIHFLLNRDGKRRGDALIEMESEQDVQKALEKHRMYMGQRYVEVYEINNEDVDALMKSLHVKSTPVVNDGVVRLRGLPYSCNEKDIIDFFAGLNIVDITFVMDYRGRRKTGEAYVQFEEPEMANQALLKHREEIGNRYIEIFPSRRNEVRTHVGSHKGKKMASSPTAKYITEPEMVFEEHEVSEDIRPMTAFESEKEIELPKEMSEKLPEVADFGTTSSLHFVHMRGLPFQANAQDIINFFAPLKPVRITMEYSSSGKATGEADVHFDTHEDAVAAMLKDRSHVHHRYIELFLNSCPKGK, from the exons ATGGCCGGGACGCGCTGGGTCCTCGGGGCGCTGCTCCGGGGCTGCGGCTGCAACTGCAGCAGCTGCCGGCGCACCGGCGCCGCCTGCCTGCCCTTCTACTCGGCCGCCGGCTCATTCCCCTCGGGAGTCTCGGGCCGTCGccgcctgctgctgctgctcggggccgccgcggccgccgcctcTCACACGCGGGGCCTCCATACTGGGCCTGTGCCGGCCGGGAGGCTGGCGGGGCCTCCCCCAGCggccgcctccgccgccgccgcggccgccgcctccTACCCGGCCCTGCGCGCCCCTCTGCTGCCGCAGtcgctggcggcggcggcgggcccgGCTCGCGGTTACAGCCAG gAGTCCAAAACTACCTACCTGGAAGACCTTCCACCTCTCCCTGAATATGAATTGCCTCTGTCCAAGTTAGGAGAGGAAGTGGATGACGTTTATCTCATTCGAGCTCAAGGATTACCGTGGTCGTGCACTGTAGAAGATGTGCTTAGCTTTTTCTCAG ACTGCAGAATTCGCAATGGTGAGAATGGAATCCACTTCCTCTTAAATAGAGATGGGAAACGAAGGGGTGATGCCTTAATTGAAATGGAGTCAGAGCAGGATGTGCAAAAAGCCTTAGAAAAACACCGCATGTACATGGGGCAGCGGTATGTGGAAG TATATGAGATAAACAATGAAGATGTGGATGCCTTAATGAAGAGCCTGCATGTCAAATCTACACCTGTGGTAAATGATGGCGTGGTTCGCTTGAGAGGACTTCCTTACAGTTGCAATGAGAAGGACATTATAGACTTCTTCGCAG GACTGAACATAGTAGACATTACTTTTGTCATGGATTatagagggagaagaaaaacagGAGAAGCCTATGTGCAGTTTGAAGAACCAGAAATGGCCAACCAAGCCCTTTTGAAACACAGGGAAGAAATTGGCAACCG ATATATAGAGATATTTCCAAGCAGAAGGAATGAAGTTCGAACACATGTTGGTTCTCATAAGGGAAAGAAAATGGCATCTTCTCCCACTGCTAAGTATATAACTGAGCCAGAAATGGTCTTTGAAGAACATGAAGTAAGTGAGGATATCCGACCCATGACGGCTTTTGAAAGTGAGAAGGAAATAG AATTGCCTAAGGAGATGTCAGAAAAGCTTCCAGAGGTTGCTGATTTTGGAACTACGTCTTCACTACATTTTGTCCACATGAGAGGATTGCCTTTCCAAGCCAATGCCCAAGACATTATAAAT tttTTTGCTCCACTGAAGCCTGTTAGAATCACCATGGAATACAGTTCCAGTGGGAAGGCCACTGGAGAAGCTGATGTGCACTTCGATACCCATGAGGACGCTGTTGCAGCTATGCTCAAGGATCGGTCCCATGTTC ACCATAGATATATTGAATTGTTCCTGAATTCATGTCCGAAAGGAAAATAA